The genomic region ataataataattattaataataatgttcctagtaatgctaataataataattatattggtaataaaaatattaatactaataataacaataattttattaatattaatattgataataatgagtaataataagaatagtaataattattaataaaaataatgatataaataaaagTAACAATAAGTCACAATATTAAGGATTTTAATGAAATTGTCAATAATAggattattaatgatatttataataataatactagttattaataataacattagtaataataatatttgtatattaaatatttaaagaagcataataatattaatcctacaaatattaatatctgatatccacaaataataataatactaacattaatcacAATATCTAAAATTATAATTTctaatttcaaatcattatatgtatttacctatatatatatatatatatatatatatataatatatatatatatatatatatatatatatatatatatatatatatatatatatatatatatatatatatatatatatatatatacatacatacatattcatttacaaacaattgttcgtgaatcgtcgggaatagccaagggttattgattacatgaatatagtttccaaaacttttgagactcaatattacatactttgcttatcgtatcgaaatcatataaagattaagtttaaatttagtcggaaattcccgggtcgtcacattaggtACACTAGGTACTAACCACGTGGATCCAACCACACACTCATCACCGCGTTTTTGGTTCTACAAATATATAGCGCTACGTTAAATGTGAATACGCAGCCGGAAaggccccgccgcatcgcgcgggccgatccGGATCTAGTTCCACCTAAATATTACTTATTTTCTACGTTATCAAAACTAAACCTGAACGAATTAATGTGTATTTCGCGACCATATTTTTTGACTTTTGCAGGTGGTATCTCACTAGGCTGTATTCTCGAGATTTATTTAGGATGGAAAGGAGAGGAGATTGATGGATTAAAATATAACAGTGTTTCTCGAGTTTTAAATTTCAGCGAATATGAGAGGAGAGGGGATGATTAGGAAGGATAGTACCTTTAGATTTTGTCACCAAAACTCTCCGCTCATATTTGGACGGATTGGGAAGGATAGTAAAAACTCTCATCCCCTTTCTTCTCCACTCTTTTACACTACGCTGTATTTTCGAGTTTATTTTTAAGCGGAAAGGAGTGGAAAAGAAAGTAGATGAGAGTGTTTTACTATCCTTCCTAATCCGCCCAAATATGGGCGGAGAGTGTTGTTAACAAATTATAACTGTACTATCCCCTCTAATCCTCTACTCTCTTCTCTTTTCCACTTAAAATAAAAACTCGAGATTCACTATTATTTTATAATCTGTCTGTTTCCTTTCCTTTCTGTTAAAAAAAAAACTGGAGAATGTAGCGTAAAAGAAATACTCGAGAATACAACCTTAGAGTGTGCCGTCATCCGCTCCAAAAGCGAAGGGGCTTTCCACAAATCAGATCTACCACAGGAAATCACTGCCGCCGCCAACTGCCGCCGTGTGCCATCGGAAATTCGTTGTCATCAGGCTAGAATCTCATTTTTCCAGATCTAAACTAGTTCATTTTGTTGACATAATGTAAGTGTTAAACCTCTAATCTCTTATTATTTGAAGTCATCTGGGGTTATAAATTAATCCTTTATTTCTTTTTTAATTAATTTGAAAAATGGAAGCAAATGCGGGATTAGTGGCTGGATCTCATAAAAGAAATGAGTTGGTCAGAATAAGACATGATTCTGATGGAGGGGtatgattttttttattatctTTTTGTTTCATTTTCTCGAATACCCATTTTAGTACTTTGATTATAGATCTAAGTGTGTATGTATATTATCAGTGTACTGAAGTGAAGTTAGTTGTATGACTACTATTTAATTAATTTTGTTGAGTATGTTTAGATCTTAGTGTTTAACTAGTGTGACTGATTACTAATTAGTGATGGTTATGATTGTGACTTGTTACTAGTCTTAACATTGCTGTTCATTAGTTATATGTGGTTTTCTTGTATTGTTGAGTATGTTTACCTCTTTACTGGATGTGTAGTTTGATACATTTTCGGTTTTAACAAAATTGGTCCTCTTCTGTAAATCAAATCATGTTCAGTTTTGAAGGTTTGAACTAAATTAAATTTTAAGAAgttaatgatgaagatgaagatgataaatggatgatgatgatgataatgttttGTAAGGGACTAATAAATGTAAATGTCTAGAAATTAAATTGAGGTGACATGAAAAGTTACCTGTTATAACAAgttaaatacatacaatagaacaatttaaatagttgaatgcatacaataggagatttgaaagttgaatgtatacaatagaaatttggtgaaagtccaatgcattttcaaacaatttttCCTTTATAGTACACATGTCAAATTTTAAATGGAAATTACAAATCAAAGCTCAACTTTGATCAGAATTTACCCAAGGAAAAGATCAAAGTGTTCTTTTGGGTCGACCAAACCAGTACGATAGACACCGGTCACCGGGTAATTACATGTTTTTAATACACACACAATTTGAGTTTTTACACAACTTGCCAGACCCGCCCATTTTGCCATCTCAAGCACCGGGTCTCACAAACTTAACCACATCAGACGGCTAAAATACACATAGCATTAGAGAAGCAAGAAGAGAATTGCAAGAAACACCGATAAACTCACCAATATTCACAATTTACATAAGATGGCATCAAGTGAAACCGTTAAAAGTTAAAACTGAATCCTACTAAATAGGAAAACATCTTTGCATTATGAGAGATCTCCCACTTTGATTGTTGTAGGTGCAGCAGCATCAGAGAACTTACGAAGCAGCTGCTAATATTTACTCACTTGACTTCATGCTTATCATGAAGCAGGGTATACAAAAGGGCTTTCCTGACTATCATTATTAAACCTGCAAAAATAAGGTACCGATATTTTTTTAAGTATGTTATATGATCAGATTTAGAAAGACATGTATACAGAGTTAGGTGTACAGTTTTAAAAGTTTGACATTTAGAAAACTCATTTGCTCCTGAAGGAAACAGTTTTTAGAGGTGAGTGGTGACAATTACATATAGGTAATGTTTTATTAATAAGTCAAATTGTAAGATCAAAACTATATTAGCTTAAAAGAAACGGGTAAAAAGTGACATAAAAACCAAAGAGCCTTTGGCCTAGCGGTATCGAGGAGCCCTCTAACCTTGAGGTCATGAATTCGAGTCATGTTCAGGACATTATTCGTGTAAAATTATGTAGGGTGCGTGAGTTTGTTGTTCTAAAAGAAAAGTGACATAAAAACAACGGGTCAAATGTCATATATGGGCAGATAAAAGTAGTAAATGAAATTTGTAATCATATTTGATTGACTAAccattttctttttttcttttttttaaaaagaagaaaaaaaatcaaaatttTACAGGCAGCAAAATTAAATCAAATTGGTAATCGTATGTGGTCCACAAACCATTTCTTAATCTAAATTATCACATGTAGAAAGTGTTTTAGGATAACCAGTCCTAAGACGCTTTACATTACTAGTGATTACACAACCTAATTAACCCGCCATTTTACAACCTCTAGTTATATCACGCGCTCAACAAATCACTAAGATTCATGACATATGTAACTGGAATTACAAAAAGTAAAGTATCACTTAAAACTCCAATATAATAAAAGTATCTTTATTAGGAACCACACAACTTCTATCATAGGGACCAACGAAGTTAGGGTCAGAGTTTCATGAGGCCTTTCATTTAATGCAATGTCGGTAGTACTCTAAATCACGGTTGCAAAAATCGCTATTGGTGGAGTACTCGGTCGGGACTTTTTAGGGATTACTCAGGTACTcaaatgttgaccaagtttgactttggccGAATTTTGACCGATTTTcagagtaatcccgagttttgtccaagtttgaccgagtactcaccaagttgcaaaaaccgagtactcgccgagtaattccgagttctgcaacaTGGCTCTAAATGCATTTAGCCCCGATTTTGAGATAGTAACATTAACTATACACCAAACAAGCAAAACGGGAAGTGTTTAAGTGACTCACCTGCCTTCTTCGTTGCCTTAAAATCATTAACCACGAGCGGCTAACCACGTAACACGGAAGAAGAAAACCAGCCACCTGAAGAACCGAAACCTGGAACTGCAATGTTTGAACAAGTTTGGAGAACGCATTTACTAAGTCAAACAAACTAAGTCAATGATCTCAGACTATATGTTAAATCAAATTTACGCCCATTTGGATCCAAATTTTAACATGGATAAGAACCTTAAACAGTATACACGTGAACTTACATTAAATAATTTCGAAGATTCTGGAACCATCCCCAGGTCTCTCGTGATAAGCAAAGCTTGCCGTATCAGCAATATCAACATCAACTGCACTTTTAAGTAAACGTCAAAAATTGTTTGATATATTCACTTACAAGTTACAAATGTTGTATTAGACACATTTGTGACAATTAATTTGAATTACAAATGTTGTATTAGACACATTTGTGACAATTAATTTGAACTTACAAGAAGAGCCATAAAACGGAGGTACGCAATGCCGCCATTATTTGCTACACCATAGTCTTCATAATCAGGTTCAAGAAACTGATGCTCGGCAGAAGCAAAAGATAGGAAATGAGTATCCCGGAGATCAATTTGTGGGCCCCATGCATGCCTGAAGAAATGAAGATATTCGCTTAAAAATGAGTAAACCCTTGTGCAGAatgcaaaaataaataaataaataaataaataaaaatctttGTTCGATAAATGCAGTTAAAAAAGAACTTGAAGTTCTACCTGATATCAATAGTCATAACATCAGGGTTGCTTCTTGTTGGTGGAAGCGCATAAGCGGGTGAATAAACCTATGCATcgatatcatatatacatatacatttatacatTATGGATTATAGTTGCCTTTCTAGCAAATAAACTATCAAAAGTTTTATAAATATGGGGTGAAAAAAAGGCCAAACCTGGTTGCAAATTTCACAGGTTGTATTCCCTTTCTTATTGCACCATTTCTGAATACATTTCCTATGAGCAAACTGCAAACCACAAATAAAGATTCACAATCAAGGTTCTATCAGCAAATCAATTAGTTATCTGATTACTGATATCTGTAACAGCAGTGTTTACAAAGTCCAACACTTTCAAGTTCAATTAATTTACTTAAGTTGGGTACTTAATTGAATCAAAGTTCAGTTCATTTTTCAAATAATACAAGTACATTATACACAGAAAGATGAAAAAAAGAAACAATAAAAAATCCATCCATACACCATTagattagattttttttttttattttttttttttttggcgaaacaACAATAACATTATCATATTCAGAGATCAACAACTACAACCGATACATTAGAATATCCAAAACGAGTTAACCGAGTGGCCTAACAAAAGTAACCTAACAAACGGCCCCACATACAGAGTGGAAAAACCAGTTTACTAAGAAACTAACCAAGAACACACATAAACATAGGATAACCTGACAATCGATTGTACTAAACAAGATAAAAAGAAAAAGACAATTAAGTAGTAACGGACAGGATAACGCTATCCGCCACCCTAACAAACCGAAAAATTTTAACAATAACGCCATCTTAAATTTAGATTAGATAGGCCACCAAATGAGCCCCATTCAAATAATTTAACAATGCCCTTATTTAGGTCCACTGTATGAGTACTTCCTCATCATATATACAAGTACAACCAAACAACCATCTTAAAGTTTACTACTTTACTTCAACAAGATCAAAAATATCAGAACCAAACCAGGACCCACTTCTTAAATCCACAAAACTTTTCTAATTTCTATACCCTGTTCAAGATCATCTAAATTCTAAAAAGCCCTAATTTTTAACAACAATATTAACTCAAAttataaacccagaaaaaaataagatAAATTATATCCTACTtgcgaaagaaaaaaaaaaaaaaaacaataagtcgaaatatataaattaaatttatttataaaaatagtaacaaaCCTTGAGGGTGCCATTACAAGCACAAGGAGATTCCAATTCATGTTCATCATCTTCCTCTTGACAAATTCTACATTCTTttgtcgtcatcatcatcatttttgaaGAACCTTCTTctgttttaggttttaaatcaacaTTATTTGTGTTGTTGTTTTGAAATAAGTGGGCCACTTCAGATAAAAGAAGTTGGTTTTGTTTGGTGGAGTTGAAACAAGAAGATGATCCTGTGGTCATTTGTTTCACACAGACCATTAATTAATTGGGGTTGATAAAACAAGAAGCAGTTTACAGGAGGAGGAGGAGGACACACACTTGGTGTGATTGAAGCAGAATTAGCACAGAGAAGAAAGTGTGGGAGTCTGAAAATTAGGAGAGGAAATATGAGAGAGAAGAAGTGGGCGAGTGTTTTGAAAAAGTGGAAGTGTGTAGTGTTGGAAGTTACTAAAATGGACATGTTTTTTTTGTTAGTTGACTATAGTGACCTTGACTTATATATAGCGAGTATAAAAAAATCGTAAATTTAATAATGAGAGTGATTTTAGAGTAGTGGTCAGTGGGAGTGGTGATTTaggtcacttggcatgtcaggtctgacttgctgagtcagaaaaagtggaAAATTGTGATTTATGTCAGTTGAAGtatgttattttttatttttatgttaaaACCGTGCCTCAATTTACGTCGCGGGGGTGACTGACAAGTGGTAAACAAGTAGCCGCGACTTGGGTGGTGTCACTAAGTGACATGGTGGGGGACGGGTGAGTGACATACTCCACTCCTGGTGCTCTTACACACCATTTTTTAATCAATGTACCATTTGATCTAATAAACTCACAGTTATACCCTGGATTAATCTAGAGAGTTGAAGAGGTAATTAAGTGTATATGaaacaaaaagtggtgtgtgaCTGTGTGAGGATCACCTTCCAATAATAATCGatgttaaaaagtcaacaaataATCTCCATGTACATCACATGTATTTTATGAATGTTAATGGCAGGTCAACACCCATCGTTAGCAAAAATAATATGAAGGATTTTTATAACGATAGTTTTTAATGTTGTCGTTAGTATGCATAAAATATTATAAATTCAATAATCGCTGCTAAAAGGTCAACAAATAACCTTCGTATAAAAATTACAAAAGTAAGTGCACAAAATAAGTACTCAATGTATCTATTATGCTAAAGGTAAAGTTTACTTTCCGAGTCTCAAAATAAACATTTGTCACATTCAGTTATatcaaaagtatattttaataaaaTTGTGTATTTATAaaatactatttattattattatctatatatctaaaagataAAGACCAAATGAATAGTGAAATTTATAAGCTTCACAAATTTACaataaactttttatttttttataataaaaccACACCCTTTATAATAGTTAACTTTATACTCTCTCTCTTAAATTCAAAGAAAAGTCAAAGCAGACAATCTTTTTGGGGCGGAGGGAGTagcttttataaacttaccacaaacttttcacattttttattattatctatatatctaaaagataAAGACCAAATGAATAGTAAGACCAAATGAATAGTGAAATTTATAAGCTTCACAAATTTACaataaactttttatttttttataataaaaccACACCCTTTATAATAGTTAACTTTATACTCTCTCTCTTAAATTCAAAGAAAAGTCAAAGCAGACAATCTTTTTGGGGCGGAGGGAGTagcttttataaacttaccacaaacttttcacattttttattattatctatatatctaaaagataAAGACCAAATGAATAGTGAAGTTTATAAGCTTCACAAATTTACaacaaacttatatttttttaataattcaaccacaccctttataataattaactttatagcttttataaacttgccacaaacttttcacattttataatttaactattaaccttctcattcattataaatcgaccacataatttttactacctaataactattcattattattattattattattattattattattattattattattattaatcaatcaaataatttttcactttatattgtttaacttttttttcttattataaataaactacgtaactcattttttaataacctttttattgttatatatatatatatatatatatatatatatatatatatatatatatatatatagcttttcctattttattaaatagtttgtaccaatcgttgatgtacgtctcactttattgattgagcatttgggtcttttctctcgacaagacgaaaagtaaaacaaaaaatgatgaataattactttcacgcttattacaaatcTATCAAATAACTATTTTTTGTCtttctgtgacaacccgaaaattttcaaccaaatttaaactttaatctttatatgtttccgacacgataagcaatatttgttaagttaaattttaagaattttaaactatgttcatacattcattcaacctcgaccaagttccaacgattcacgaaccattaaacgaatatgattatatatgcatatgtgtatatatattataacttgaaacgtaaataaaatattagattaaatactttatatgattgtatctgtttcaaaatgtttatcaatggaattagaagataagatcaactgattgaattatcagatatattgaattatgattacaagtctctgttgaaaggcccacgttgatttgagaaatctttccattttaacaatattcagaaaatggtaaagtgatttataaataggaacaaattgtcaatcattgagaactagacaaaggatagtggaagattgaatctcataaagactcgattgatctatttagtttcaaacgtacaaaaacgttttcagtttaaaaagaactttattattaaaatgtatataacttttataaatatctagaaccacttttgacaactcattacttaactagtatgataaagataacgatatttatattttattttattaaatatatataacgatttaaattaatattatatatatttatacgcgtattatacgtacatagttttatacttttactatacttaaactttacatttactttatttttacttaatttaactttaataattcactttaataattcatactttaataattcactttaataattcatactttaataattcactttaataattcactttaataattcatactttaataattcactttaataattcatactttaataattcactttaataattcaaaaatttattataaatagaattcaataggtttcattatttcatagaaacttgaaaatatttttctctaaactctctcaatcgatttacatatatatatctactccgtattatttcaagatattattagtatacataaaatattacgacggagtgctgtccgagtgatttcgaaattgtttttcgagtaggataggattaaggaaattatgggttatagatatggaggtgattgagtatggttcatgggtatgctcgtgaggtcaatatagtgtttatcatttccgttgcgtctacgtacctttcctgcaatattgaatctcaatattgatacgtgagtactcataatttaacttttacatactaatagtgtatccctgactagtgctcgagtatttaggattatgcatgcttgtacttttgatattgccccttagacaggttaggttgaatcttgaattagttacacttgcggttgagataaagtataagatatgcatgtccttggaaagctagtgaaaaattaagaactttttctttagatatcgaatggtttcgatgaacggattagaagttataatcaattgaattttcgatatttttattaaaaatgattattattatcgtagtttttatcgtcgttctagttttatcttattattatcattattattatctttatcaataaaaggaatttatcattaaaaattattattattattttattattactatcgttattatcgttaaagttataattagtattattattattatccaattattattattattattattattattattattattattattattattattattattattattatcattattaatatatatatatcattatttaaaaatggttattgttattgttattattattattattactatattatcattaagataattattagtattatcgttaataatgttatagtaactatcattattaatattagtgtaattaaaacaaatatttgtaacacctaattattttgattactattattatcattattatgaacacgatataaaagatgattaaaagctattaaacgaaacgattaggaaataatgagtaagagtatcatgatgaaattaaaatattataagatattgatttagataaaattatcgttcttattatttttatcattactattattattaaaagtatcgttagtattaaaactatcattttaacaaaaattatcattttaatagaaatgtcattgttactataaaatatcattattattattattttaaatagaattattattttaaagataatattaaaaattatcgtaaatattaaagttatcataattagaattatcatcttattataatgtcatcttagtaattataaatattgatatttttataataataattattattacaaaataatacaacttttacttactatcattatagatattattttaacaaataaatatgtgatacaaacatattttactacgtgtaataacttactttaataatacatatcatattatctttatgatattaaattaaccctataaattttattacttaatatatataaaagtatattttattatataaatttaatataaaattttatttattaatacatacattatattatttactctaataaatcttttaaaaatatttaaaaatataaaacgacgatatttaaactatatattaatcatgtatagatttttagaaattattttgagtcaaatttacttttgttgacttttgcatattagtctcgagcattaggattgtggtacactatgacttgacctaatttgttagacaaatattgaccaacacataaatatatataattaatttaggttcgtgaatccgaggccaaccttgcacttgttcaatgacgttatatgtatttttactacgaaatacattatggtgagtttcatttgcctttttaccctttatatttttgggactgagaatacatgcgcttttataaatgtttgacgaaatagacacaagtaattgaaactacattctatggttgaattatcgaaatcgaatatgcccctttttatgaaagtctggtaatctaagaattagggaacagacaccctaattgacgcgaatcctaaagatagatctattgggcctaacaaaccccatccaaagtaccggatgctttagtacttcgaaatttatatcatgtccgaaggaggatcccggaatgataggggatattcttatatgtatctagttaatgtcggttaccaggtgttcaccatatgaatgattatttttgtctctatgcatgggacgtatatttatgagaactggaaatgaaattcttgtggtctattaaaatgatggaaataaatgattatgataaactaatgaactcaccaaccttttggttgacactttaaagcatgtttattctcaggtgttaaagaaatcttccgctgtgcatttgc from Rutidosis leptorrhynchoides isolate AG116_Rl617_1_P2 chromosome 9, CSIRO_AGI_Rlap_v1, whole genome shotgun sequence harbors:
- the LOC139867596 gene encoding uncharacterized protein — encoded protein: MVCVKQMTTGSSSCFNSTKQNQLLLSEVAHLFQNNNTNNVDLKPKTEEGSSKMMMMTTKECRICQEEDDEHELESPCACNGTLKFAHRKCIQKWCNKKGNTTCEICNQVYSPAYALPPTRSNPDVMTIDIRHAWGPQIDLRDTHFLSFASAEHQFLEPDYEDYGVANNGGIAYLRFMALLLMLILLIRQALLITRDLGMVPESSKLFNFQVSVLQVAGFLLPCYVVSRSWLMILRQRRRQV